The Aricia agestis chromosome 22, ilAriAges1.1, whole genome shotgun sequence DNA segment TACACGTTCGGTCCGAGCAAAATGAACATAGACCCGAAAGAGACGAAGATACTTCTCACCGAGCCACCAATGAATCCCACCAAGAATAGGGAGAAGATGATTGAGGTACATAATTTgatccacagacatagatcaagacagataccgcatgtgtatgtgcTTCGCGGgtcatatcgcgttcccaaacgacgagcaatgctcgtctttcaaaagtcttttctttagtctgctattggaatcggacgtcaatcggaattttaaaatacctaattgcctaaaagtgccgtattgagctgtagaaattaaaatagaaacGTTAGCCTAGATAAttgacacgtttcttatcatcggtacgtcacagtaggtaggaaaaaagagtgacacgctcgtttttatacaaatggagcgacatgagGTATCTatattgatctatgtctgtgatttgATCCATCATCGGCGTCATCAgtatttctcccgtttttcccacattttcctctagtTCTTTGTTCCTATTGATTGCATATGGCTTTGTCCACATCTGTATCATGATCGCgtatcagatctccgtcgcgtggCATCGAAGCgtatcacgaatcacgatcgctAGTGTGAACGCAAAATGATCGCGTACATCGCGTACATTTCTAGCGAGCATGATACGCTTCATgctacgcgacggagatctgatacACGATCATGATACAGATGTGGACAAAGCCTTAATGGACTATCCAACACaagaatattatttcaattcaaACCAGAATGTCCCGACTCCTGAGATTAAATCTTTacaatctaatataatataaaattctcgtgtcacagtgtttgtgcgcgaactcctccaaaccgactcaaccgattttaatgaaatttttattttgtatgtatgtacataCATTTGTTAGGCctgaaaaaaaggttttttatctacattttatattgatactagaaatcatttatatggcaaaacaacgtttgccgtgtcaactagtattagtatagaatatagataaacATAaagcaacaattttatttatatttcagcTAGTAGATAttagtatacactatacatgaacgtaaaacaacaattttatttatatttcaggTGATGTTCGAGAAGTATGGTTTCGACAGCGCCTACATCGCCATACAAGCCGTGCTAACGCTGTACGCGCAGGGCCTCATCTCCGGGGTGGTGGTAGATTCTGGTGAGTAGACAGCtttggatttatgtataggcagtatagcctatgggcggcagcgtcctatggcgtcctagggggggCGGCAGTGTCCTACGATAGCGGCAGAGTGGGGAAccaacgtagtttggtcgcgttaagtcacgTCAAGACGAATTatacatgtatattataattatacctgTATacatttcacagtgaactctctagaaggaacacgtacacaccctaaattattatcacttatatttCCTCCATGCCTATagccataaaaatataaatccggccccgTGACTCACAATGGGCAATTATTAGTAAGAtactataaatgtgaaagtccttttgtatttattttcaaggTGACGGCGTAACACACATCTGTCCGGTGTACGAGGAGTTCTCTCTGCCCCACCTCACCCGCCGCTTGGACATAGCCGGCCGCGACATCACCAGGTACCTCATCAAGGTGAGCACTGCCatagtgtgtgcgcaatacataacCTTGCTATTGTGGTTGAGACTCTTGAGACTTTTGAAAAATGGTgttcattaattaaaattagccTGATGCATTCCcctaacattaaaaaataaggtGAGGATCTCATTGAGCTGGTTTTAAAAAGTCCTTTGACATgatatttaatgataacttaACTTTTAAAAACAGATTTGACATAAAGtacgttttttttaaaatgaaataagggggcaaacgagcaaacggaccCGTTTGACCGgagacctgatggaaagcaacttccgtcgcccatggacactcgcagcatcagaagagctgcaggtgggttgccggccttttaaggggaaatagggtaataggggagggtagggaaggaaatagaagagggtagggaagggaaaagggtaggggattgggcctccggtaaactcactcactcggcgaaacattgcgctgtttcacgccgttttactgtgagcccgtggtatttctttggtggagccggcccattcgtgccgaagcatggctctcccacgtcaaaaccgCCTGTTCACAGCGATAAAGCCGCCTTTGTGCTCACTCTGAGTTCATGTAACTTCTTTTATTATGTTTGTACATTTTGAGCACAATAAAGCATATCAatcattcattaatttattcaaaGTACATTCGTTTTTACTGTTTTAGTcaactatttattaaataaaagttcTGTAATCATTAAATAAAGACCGCTGTGTTGTAATAACAATTCTGTAACTGTTCTCAGTTGCTGCTCCTCCGAGGCTACGCCTTCAACCACTCCGCTGACTTCGAAACGGTCCGTATGATGAAGGAGAAGCTGTGCTACATCGGCTACGACGTGGAGCAGGAACAGCGGCTGGCTTTGGAGACTACCGTACTGGTGGAGCCATATGTGGtgagtgacagacagacagacttcaGCTGTTGgtgaacgcctccgtggccAGGTGGTTTAGGGCAgtggtaggcaacaggcggaccgcggtccgtatgCGGACCGCAAAAGGTtgaatctcggaccgcgaaatattgtaatgtattttataggATTTTTTGTTTGGTTAGGATaacgcaggctgatcacctgattgtctgacaagtaagatgctgtgaagtcggatgggcatgtaaaaattcggtcctgcgcctggtctctcgccggtcgtgtcagtcttccgtcccactgggttgtgacagtaaaaggaatagagagtgctcgtgtactgcgcacacacttgggcactataaaatcacgccattttcattatttttttcttatcccCAGCTACCTGACGGGCGTGTGATCAAAGTGGGCGGCGAGCGGTTCGAGGCGCCGGAAGCGCTGTTCCAGCCCCATCTGATCAACGTTGAGGGTCAGGGCATCGCCGAGCTGGTGTTCAACACGATACAGTCCGCCGACATAGGTGAGTGacgcatcatcatcatcatcatctccaTCGTCTTCCTCATCATGATGATGATATCATTATCATCCTCATCATCAGAGTCATCACTATTATCCTCATCATCATCCCCATCgtcatcatcagcctgttctAGCCACATCTCATCAAGGTTGAGGGTTCTTCAAGCTCACTGAGATCATATTGCAAAGAGTTATTGGCCCGCCACATGCTACTACTAGTCGACTATTcgggctcacaaaaaaccggcgtgaaacagcgcttgcgctgtgttttgccgagtgagtgagttaaccgaaggcccaatcccctacccccccctattaccctattccctcttaaaaggccggcaacgcacctgcagctcttctgatgctgcgagtgtccatgggaaaggatgttgatttccatcaggtgacccgtttgctcgtttgcctccttatttcatatatataaaaaaaaactattccaGACATGAGGAACGAGCTATACAAGCACATCGTGCTGTCTGGCGGCTCTACCATGTACCCCGGCCTACCCTCGCGGCTGGAGAGAGAGATCAAACAGCTGTACCTGGAGAGAGTGCTGAAGAATGACACGGAGAAGTTAGCGGTAAGATGTCTTGGACTTTAGAAAAGGCTTACCTTCAACTTTATAccatttttataaattgcaaaGGATGTTGGCCCCAAGTGTGATACTTGTGGTACACCAAACTATTATTACATTTTTCCCAAAAGCCATCATTGTTTTGGCCAGTTTTTTACTGTAAACGTATGGTGTTAAGTGGGATAAAGAGTCATAACGCCTAACCTCATAACATACTAATGCTTGAACGATTTtacataactttttaaaatcaaatgcTTTTGTAAAATCAATTGTGTTAAACACTTATTTTAGATGACACTCCAGCACTTACTTATACGCGAGAAGTATAATCTCACTGCTCACAGGAACCATACATTTCACCGCAATAAGTGTAGACTGATGTTCTTTCTATTGATTTACTGTATGTCTAagtgattttttataaaaattggtaTGTTAAATGCAATCGCCGCAACTACTTactttttataagatttttgtCTTATAAATTTTTTCACGTTTTAAGTAAATCGATAATGATACGATCATTTAACTCATTTAAATCAACAAAATGATTTGTAAATTCCAGAAATTCAAGATCCGCATTGAAGACCCCCCTCGTCGCAAGGACATGGTGTTTATCGGCGGCGCGGTGCTCGCCGAGGTCTGCAAGAACAGAGACAACTTCTGGCTCACGAAGAACGAGTATCAGGAGCAGGTGAGATTGATCTCCTGGATGTCGCGTGAGATTTTCAAAATCTCTCGTGATATCTCCAAAATTTATCTCTCTCCTCTCGAGAGAACGAGTGCCTGGCGTAGTATTAAACCAATCTCATGAGTTTGGAATCTCAGATGAAATGGCAGAAATGTGTCTGTATGCAAGAATAGGGACAACTTCTGGTTCACGAGGAACGAGTATCAGAAGCAGGTGAGATTGATCTAAATGGGTTTAGATTTGAGTTGTGAGATCAGATCTTATGGGTTTTgagaagataaaaatataataataataaccggtttcggtgacggtggccgatttcattgtaCGCACTGTTGTTTGTTTTGCattgttacgcaggagtaattttatagtgcccaagtgtgtgcgcagtacacaagagaactctctattcctttactctcataacccagtgggacggaagaccgacacgactggcgagagatcaggcgcaggaccgactttacatgcccatccgacgcatgaatcatcttacttgtcagacaatcaggtgatcagcctgcattgtcctaaccaaacttggaaataacctgtttccaacgcgggaatcaaacccacgacctctgagtcatgagccacgctcttaaccactgggcCACAGAGGCGTTAAAATATGTAAGAATAGGGACAACTTCTGGCACCAGGAGCAGGCGAGACTGATCTTATGGTGTCTCCTCGACTGATCTCGTGACATCTCTTCTAATCTCTCGTGAGATACCCAAAATTTCACGCGAGATCTCGTAAGATGTGGGCATTAACAGAATCATGGATGAGAGAGAATGCGTGCCAGCAAGTGAGATGGATTGGACCTCACAGATTGTTGCATCAGATTCAACTAATTTCACTTGGAATCACATGTGAAAGGGCAAAAGTATGAAAGAACGGATACAACTTCTGACTCGCAAGGAACGATCAGAAGCAGAAGAGTCAAGCTAATGGATATCCtgaatctcacgtgagatttagATAAATTCGCAAAAGCAGGCCTTCGCGTAAATAGGAGCATTACGAAAAAATAATCCAAAACTCATAATATGATCAGAGTCTCTAATCATAATATTGCTCTGATTCAGAAATATTTTAACATGGGgcttcaaaatattaaatacccaAAACCcaaatgtaattaaatgaagtgtaTGACAGATAATGAATTGAATTCATGTCAAGATCTTCActtaattacaatttagtaattaatattcaacGCTGATTGTGGCAGTTAGTCAAATACagttaaaaatgtattagttatacacttgcgtgcaaagaaatcgacccaccccgcgcatttctgttgaagtcgctatatcttaaaaagttatagttatttattatttctttttattaataatgcgagttaatatgatagggaatgtgtacgtttactctacattttcatttccaacatgcttgactacaaacgacacaaatcactaagca contains these protein-coding regions:
- the LOC121738218 gene encoding actin-related protein 2 isoform X2, which encodes MDDQGRKVIVCDNGTGFVKCGYAGSNFPAHIFPSMVGRPIIRAENKIGDIDVKDLMVGDEASQLRSMLEVSYPMENGVVRNWEDMCHVWDYTFGPSKMNIDPKETKILLTEPPMNPTKNREKMIEVMFEKYGFDSAYIAIQAVLTLYAQGLISGVVVDSGDGVTHICPVYEEFSLPHLTRRLDIAGRDITRYLIKLLLLRGYAFNHSADFETVRMMKEKLCYIGYDVEQEQRLALETTVLVEPYVLPDGRVIKVGGERFEAPEALFQPHLINVEGQGIAELVFNTIQSADIDMRNELYKHIVLSGGSTMYPGLPSRLEREIKQLYLERVLKNDTEKLAKFKIRIEDPPRRKDMVFIGGAVLAEVCKNRDNFWLTKNEYQEQGLSCLRKLGPRAS
- the LOC121738218 gene encoding actin-related protein 2 isoform X1; amino-acid sequence: MDDQGRKVIVCDNGTGFVKCGYAGSNFPAHIFPSMVGRPIIRAENKIGDIDVKEICIGDLMVGDEASQLRSMLEVSYPMENGVVRNWEDMCHVWDYTFGPSKMNIDPKETKILLTEPPMNPTKNREKMIEVMFEKYGFDSAYIAIQAVLTLYAQGLISGVVVDSGDGVTHICPVYEEFSLPHLTRRLDIAGRDITRYLIKLLLLRGYAFNHSADFETVRMMKEKLCYIGYDVEQEQRLALETTVLVEPYVLPDGRVIKVGGERFEAPEALFQPHLINVEGQGIAELVFNTIQSADIDMRNELYKHIVLSGGSTMYPGLPSRLEREIKQLYLERVLKNDTEKLAKFKIRIEDPPRRKDMVFIGGAVLAEVCKNRDNFWLTKNEYQEQGLSCLRKLGPRAS